Sequence from the Nilaparvata lugens isolate BPH chromosome 10, ASM1435652v1, whole genome shotgun sequence genome:
aaaactaaaaaatccaCACATTTGTTAGTTTCTATAGAAAATTTTTAATATAGATTAGTATTGAAAGAAATGATAGGTGACTTGGAGAAGAGGTAAGGGACAGGTGACAATGCTGACGAATGGTATtactattttcataaaatttaattaCTACTGTTATACCAATAATGATTACtataatagatataatataattcCGGAACTTTCCACAAAACAGAGAGCTAAGAGAATGTCAGCAGCATCCTCActtcttaataattattcttccttTCATCATCAGTATTTCTGACCTATTGGGTCCAACTCTGTTCTCTTCAGGATACTCTTGTCTATCTTTAggaattattgtcaaaaaataggAATTACGGTACCTATATGACAGTTTGTATAGCTATTAGGTTGTGAGAGTGCATCAAATATTAtgcattataatatttgaataaaaattcactttaaatcaaTGTTCAAGTAATTTAAGAGGATATTGCTTTTATATTCCTCAATCAAAGATGCATTTTATcacataaatattttatttttgattagttataaaataatgacgacaataataataattattgtgcatTATAAAAAGCACCCCATCTCTCACCAAAGTTTTTTTATGGACATCaccagaaaaaaatcaataattattattcctcttGCTTATCCATTTTtcataaagaattgaaaattcattaacgatttttatttcttgatacagtggaattattgataaacaaggTACCTACTCATTAGATAAATATGTAAGTCGAAAATTCATAACACGGCAGATAAAactgtttccaattttatatgaaattcttcACTACGAGTAATTATTATATAGTTACATGTTTCATGAAATTGACCATATATATTCATGGAATATATAGCATCCATTATCAATATCAATGGCAGTTCACATAGACTATCTCTACTTCACACTACCACTTCTATTTCATAAATCATGCTGCAACTAAAAGAGACAATTTAGAGACTATATGGACAATTTTTTTCAGAGATGCCATTAAATTCGAAACTTACTCAACAGCACCAAAAGTGTCCAAACTGTGCAACATTCTGAACCGTGATGAGGGAAAAGTTAACATTCTGAGGCACCTCATAGAGCTGATCATCATTCTCATGATAAGCAATCTCTCCATCGGAATATTCCGCTTCTGGAATAACACCATAAGAAAGATTCTGGCCATCAAAGAAATAAACGTTGCATTTTTCGCACTATGCGTGCAAATGACCACCACCGAGGTCCTACCGTTATGCTCTCTGGTGGAGAGTTATTGCACTAATAAGATAACTTTCTACCACAATGAAAACTCCCAAAAACAGCAGCAGATACGAAAGGAACGGATTGGAAAGTTGAAACGTCTGGAagatttcaacataaaatttttcatgGTTCTCATGGGGTTTTCAGTGTTCATGCCTTGGCTACAATCAGTTTACGTTATTTTAATTCATAACAACTACGATGACATACAAGAAATACCGTTTGTACTGTTTTCCTACTACCCAGAGAAATATAAGTCAGTCACTCTTCATGCTATTGTACAGACGGGATACGGGGTATTTCTCATTATAAATGAGTTGCaaatgtattgtattttcaCTGCAATGTATATGGCATCTCAAACACTCACAGATGAGTTTGATTTGCTGGTGACCTGTTTGGAGGAAATTGATGATAACATAAGAGACTATGATCTAGTGGTAAAGAATGTCAAGGATAATGTGAATGTGGTCAAGTATCATCGATCAAGTTATGAGAACAAACTGCAAACGTTTCTGTCAAAACTTGTTGATCATCATTCATCTTTATACAGGTAGGTATAATTGTAACTACAAAATTTGCATAATTAGATAGcccaattattgatttgaatcttctttatttttaaatatgaaaattatttccaagGAAGATTAGCTTATGATAacttatataaaattgaatttccattATATCACTTCTATTCATCACAAGATAAAATAATCATGAGATACAAAAGTTTCATTGCTTCAAAGTAGAAAATGTACGGTATAGCCTACCGGCATAGGaggtgataaataaataatgataaattctgTAACTTAGACTTGTATCTTATTATGGATTAATATCTTTTTAGGTACAGTATTCATCTTATGTACCATACTTAAATTGAAGAAAGCTACATTGGAGATATCAAGTTGGATTGTAAAGTGTATCTTCTAGTTATATAGGTACTTCCAAATTTTGCAGtcaattgtaaaataatatacCGTAGAAGATTTTAGAACTAGTGCAATAATTTTGAGGAATACAGGCTGAATTTTTCCCTCGCTGGGACTCAACGAATATAGGCTACCGTACTGTATCCTACGACCTAGGTAATATTAGAGTACTAGAGAACTATAATTGATGAGATACAATGAAGCTTATGTTCATTTTTTACTGAAGATCCATCATGAACGTTAAGAAATTGTCTGATGAAGAATAATATTCCATATTTAGCCTAGGTACAATTTTTTGCAAATCAAGtcaattgatgaattaattaattagtcAATTGATGATACTCATCACTAGGAAATAAAGTACAATCATATTCGATTTTCATACAAGCATCAATAGCTGATTTTTCTTCGAAATTCCTGGCATTTTACTAAGCAGAAAAAATTATCTTCCATTTTATAGAATGAGTACCGTAGTTAACCTgtcaaaattaacataatttatttttgaaattcgaTTTTTGCTGTTACAGTAATGTTGAGGTGATGAACAGAAGGATCAGCTCTCTATGCTTTGCTACAATCAATGCATTCACTTTTCAACTTTTCACTTGTGTTATGTGTGCTATTGAGGTGAGTTTTTGAGTAAATACAGTATTTGGAAAACTTTCAGAACTGATCAGATTATCAATCTCATCTCTCAGAATTAttagattattcaatttcatctgGTTATTATGCCTGGAAGAAGGAATACTTCTTTATTCCATGACATTATTAGTTAAGCCTGAAGGATTGGGCTTGAGTTCCAAGACATTCAATGAATCTGATATGGTCCATCAAACCTATAGATTCAACTTAGATTGTgttcattaaatttaataagtgtcctagaaaccggaCCTAAGACTTTCAATCAGATGATTATTCAACAAAGAAATTTCACATTTTTCCTTTGTAAGTTTAgatctttaaattttaaaatcccTACTACTCTTGACTAAGTTTTGTGCAATAGGATAAGTTATTACATTAAACTATTAAATTCTAGATAGCTTAAAATTTAAGCTATACATTGAATGTATGGTAAGTAGAATGAATTTATATTCATGTTCAGAGATATGGAA
This genomic interval carries:
- the LOC111056460 gene encoding uncharacterized protein LOC111056460, whose product is MIGDLEKRDAIKFETYSTAPKVSKLCNILNRDEGKVNILRHLIELIIILMISNLSIGIFRFWNNTIRKILAIKEINVAFFALCVQMTTTEVLPLCSLVESYCTNKITFYHNENSQKQQQIRKERIGKLKRLEDFNIKFFMVLMGFSVFMPWLQSVYVILIHNNYDDIQEIPFVLFSYYPEKYKSVTLHAIVQTGYGVFLIINELQMYCIFTAMYMASQTLTDEFDLLVTCLEEIDDNIRDYDLVVKNVKDNVNVVKYHRSSYENKLQTFLSKLVDHHSSLYSNVEVMNRRISSLCFATINAFTFQLFTCVMCAIEIENFATRIKYVFFIIFIAFLMILCASIGQNISDKGEEVRNALCNCSWVDKPEWFKKSILIMLIRSSKPLVIMPFGLYVLDLKRFAVILNGIYSYFNVIY